From a region of the Babesia bovis T2Bo chromosome 1, whole genome shotgun sequence genome:
- a CDS encoding SPFH domain / Band 7 family protein has translation MNPISRTLASQHFTQCCNIASTGISWTIKRYASSLHRASGLHGSTVPSRVLLGPRGARFHTTINYMSTRPVVKQHIGIAVVPQQTVYVIERFGKFRRTIGAGVHFLIPLVDRIAYVHSLKEDAIVLPNQTAITQDNVMLQIDGVLYIKCVDPYNASYGIEDPIFAMTQMAQTTMRSELGKLSLDTTFLERDNLNNKIVQAINSAAANWGMVCMRYEIRDITLPKTIVSAMERQVEAERAKRALILRSEGDKESEINMAISQRQISILRAEGEALAERELADATAYALEKITRTIKESGTIDAVSLRLAEKYISAFAKLAKKTNTVVLPANVGSVNDMVTQAVTLFKTLSSTTEKSDSTQDTLSFNPSNIERNVQDEGDLDAMETDKNA, from the exons ATGAATCCAATTTCTAGAACTCTAGCTTCACAGCATTTTACCCAATGCTGTAATATCGCATCAACTGGCATATCATGGACAATTAAGCGTTATGCCAGTTCATTACATCGCGCGAGTGGGCTCCATGGGAGTACCGTGCCTTCTCGGGTACTTCTAGGTCCCAGGGGAGCTAGATTCCACACTACCATTAACTACATGTCAACTAGGCCCGTAGTTAAGCAGCATATCGGGATTGCAGTAGTCCCTCAGCAGACTGTGTACGTCATTGAGAG GTTTGGAAAGTTTCGCCGTACCATTGGAGCTGGAGTTCACTTTTTGATACCGCTGGTTGACCGTATTGCCTATGTACATTCTCTAAAGGAGGATGCCATTGTACTCCCTAATCAAACTGCTATAACACAGGACAAT GTCATGTTACAAATAGACGGTGTACTATACATCAAATGCGTCGATCCCTATAATGCTTCATATGGCATTGAAGACCCAATTTTCGCCATGACCCAGATGGCGCAGACAACGATGCGTTCTGAATTGGGGAAGCTATCACTGgatactacatttctaGAACGTGACAATCTGAATAACAAGATAGTGCAGGCGATAAACAGTGCTGCTGCCAATTGGGGTATGGTATGTATGCGTTATGAAATCCGGGACATTACCTTGCCCAAGACTATAGTGTCTGCCATGGAGCGCCAG GTCGAAGCCGAACGCGCTAAGCGCGCCCTGATACTCCGTAGTGAGGGTGACAAGGAAAGTGAAATAAACATGGCCATATCACAGCGCCAAATATCGATACTCCGAGCTGAAGGTGAAGCTCTAGCGGAACGTGAGCTTGCAGACGCTACGGCATATGCCCTTGAGAAAATTACGAGGACCATAAAGGAATCAG GTACGATTGACGCCGTATCGCTGCGTTTAGCTGAGAAGTACATTTCAGCTTTTGCCAAATTGGCCAAGAAGACCAATACAGTAGTGCTCCCTGCCAATGTTGGTAGTGTGAATGACATGGTCACCCAGGCTGTTACCCTTTTTAAGACCCTGAGTAGTACTACAGAAAAATCGGATTCAACCCAAGACACCCTATCGTTCAATCCGTCAAACATAGAGCGAAATGTGCAGGATGAAGGTGACCTCGACGCCATGGAAACAGATAAAAACGCTTAA
- a CDS encoding RNA polymerase Rpb1 family protein gives MTTVAELNKPFSPCDLKKVRGIEFGMFDPEMIKRLSVCEVTQTELYREGVPHTGGLNDLRMGTTDARHNCLTCFMDVKYCTGHFGHITLAKEMYHCCLLTSVLKVLRCVCFNCSSLLCDKEDPRVKNLMKLRSTGTRLLKMAEICTSSPRCQQAEVSGSKMKGCGYPQPKYTKEGTSLMIQFSDKHRQMLEEVDEDCEEIKRSFTAEEAYKVLKNISHDDMRYLGFNPERSQPAWMILKVLPVPPPAVRPYVAYGSDRSEDDLTLKLLDIVKANNMLRKHEERATAPHIAEEISQLLQYHLTTLFDNELPGMPVASTRSKKPIKSLRARLKGKGGRLRGNLMGKRVDFCARTVITGDPNLPVDVIGVPKSIAMTLTFSETVTPLNLENLRKKVEMGPHEWPGAKYIVRADGSRFDLRHVKRASDLQLEYGYRVERHLQDGDYILFNRQPSLHKMSIMGHRCKVLPYSTFRLNLSVTSPYNADFDGDEMNLHLAQTHETRAEVKHLMLVPKQIVSPQGNRPVMGIVQDSLLGISKFTRRDCFLTKDMLMNLLMWIPYWDGKLPQPCIFHPVPLWTGKQVVSIMLTFDQMNSLTCINLMRNSAVALENDNPYCSANDSKVIISKNEHLSGIICKKTVGTSSGSLIHVLWHEAGPDRCKDFLTTLQKVVNNWLVYNGFTVSCSDIMASESTLTQVAEILERSKKEVQRLVGLAQRGKLKCQPGKSLFESFEARVNKELNEAREQSGTIAAKSLDERNNILAMVNSGSKGSTINISQIIACVGQQNVEGKRVPFGFRDRSLPHFIKHDYGPESRGFVSNSYLSGLTPQEMFFHAMGGREGVIDTACKTSETGYVQRRLMKAMEDIMVHYDKTVRSGGGDILQFLYGEDGMGAEYVEDQTLDLMKLDFASLNRLYAHDFRNENYGVGWILDESVRTNILTDFSKQVILVEEYQRILDMKAILCKQVFPDGEARQHLPINISRLLEYAKTQFPTTTESRKLMNPVDIAQRVQQLLDSLTIVVTSGPHDILAAEAQENATILIKAHLSTALNSRRLMEREKIGNLAFDWLLGEVKRIFYKSICHPGECVGAIAAQSIGEPATQMTLNTFHFAGVSSKNVTLGLPRLKELINVVRNVKTPSLTIHLDRGVAHDQERAKDMQTRLEYTTLDKVVALSQVIYDPNVSQTIVPKDYAWVREYYEFPDEDMNRLGPWVLRIQLSNKVMTDKRLTMKEIVDRIYQEFSNDEIDCIHTDDNNDELVLRIRVKYSNMDVDQQNMGENEGEFLQRFMSQVLVNVKLRGVSKITKVYMREEARTKYNETNGRFERVSQWVLDTDGCNLEDVLSIPCVDAQKSISNDISEIFHVLGIEAARMALLRELRAVISFDGSYVNYRHLSLLCDVMTQKGHIMSITRHGLNRADRGPLVKCSFEETLEALVDAAVFAELDLLKGVTENVMLGQLCPMGTGSFDIMIDDEKLRDANQNLQIMPDSALSGFTSPESTSPDSMSPAKINSMLSPLPFSPSYAALMMSPIVNVSSPSFVTSPAVDTKALGGSFSPTIMSPQSPVSPSYAPLSPNPLSPNPLSPSMGMMSPTSPVYSPTSPVYGQAGGVYSPASPAYSPTSPLYSPTSPVYSPTSPAYSPTSPAYSPTSPAYSPTSPAYSPTSPAYSPTSPAYSPTSPAYSPTSPAYSPTSPNLGYLPTSPAYRPTSPAYSPTSPAYSPTSPAYSPTSPVYSPTSPEYSPEDPFSPNPFEEEEN, from the coding sequence ATGACTACTGTGGCCGAGCTTAACAAGCCATTCTCTCCATGTGACCTGAAGAAGGTCCGTGGAATAGAGTTTGGTATGTTTGACCCTGAGATGATAAAGCGCCTATCGGTCTGCGAGGTCACGCAAACAGAGCTCTATCGAGAGGGGGTTCCGCATACAGGAGGTCTAAATGACCTGCGTATGGGTACAACTGACGCGCGTCATAACTGCTTGACCTGTTTCATGGATGTAAAGTACTGTACAGGCCACTTTGGGCACATAACGTTGGCCAAGGAGATGTACCACTGCTGTCTGCTAACATCGGTATTGAAGGTGTTGCGCTGTGTCTGTTTCAATTGCAGTAGTCTACTCTGTGACAAAGAGGACCCTCGTGTAAAAAATCTAATGAAGTTGCGCTCTACCGGCACTCGTCTGTTAAAAATGGCAGAAATATGTACAAGTTCACCTCGATGTCAGCAGGCTGAGGTCTCAGGTTCAAAAATGAAGGGCTGCGGCTATCCGCAGCCAAAGTATACCAAGGAAGGCACTTCGTTAATGATTCAGTTCTCCGATAAGCACCGCCAGATGCTGGAGGAGGTTGACGAAGACTGCGAGGAGATTAAGCGCAGCTTCACTGCCGAGGAGGCATACAAGGTActgaaaaatatatccCACGACGATATGAGGTACCTGGGATTCAATCCCGAGCGTTCCCAACCTGCATGGATGATACTGAAAGTACTTCCGGTACCGCCACCGGCGGTGAGGCCATATGTAGCCTACGGTAGTGACCGTAGTGAGGATGACCTGACACTGAAACTTCTAGACATCGTTAAGGCCAACAACATGCTGAGGAAGCATGAGGAGCGTGCAACGGCACCGCACATCGCAGAGGAGATATCGCAGCTTCTTCAGTATCATCTGACTACACTCTTTGATAATGAGTTGCCAGGTATGCCAGTGGCGTCCACAAGATCGAAGAAGCCAATAAAGTCACTGCGAGCTAGACTCAAGGGTAAAGGCGGACGCCTTAGAGGCAACCTTATGGGCAAGCGTGTAGACTTTTGCGCGAGGACCGTTATTACGGGTGACCCCAACTTGCCTGTGGACGTTATTGGCGTCCCGAAGTCAATTGCAATGACACTGACGTTCAGCGAGACGGTTACTCCACTGAACCTCGAGAATTTACGAAAGAAGGTTGAGATGGGCCCTCATGAGTGGCCTGGTGCTAAATATATTGTACGTGCAGATGGTAGCCGTTTCGATCTTCGCCACGTTAAACGAGCAAGTGACTTGCAACTGGAGTACGGCTACCGAGTGGAGCGCCATTTGCAGGATGGTGACTACATCCTGTTCAACAGGCAGCCGTCGCTCCACAAGATGAGTATTATGGGCCACCGCTGCAAGGTGCTACCGTACTCCACCTTTAGGTTGAACCTGTCCGTTACGTCACCGTATAACGCCGACTTCGATGGTGACGAGATGAACTTGCACTTGGCACAGACCCATGAAACTCGTGCCGAGGTGAAGCATCTCATGCTTGTGCCCAAGCAAATCGTATCGCCGCAGGGTAACCGTCCTGTTATGGGTATTGTGCAGGACTCGCTACTCGGTATCAGCAAGTTCACCCGCAGGGACTGTTTCCTTACCAAGGACATGCTGATGAATCTGTTAATGTGGATCCCATATTGGGATGGCAAGCTCCCTCAGCCGTGTATTTTCCACCCGGTGCCGCTGTGGACTGGGAAGCAGGTAGTCAGCATAATGCTGACGTTCGACCAGATGAACTCCCTGACATGCATTAACCTAATGAGGAACTCTGCAGTTGCACTGGAAAATGATAACCCATATTGCTCCGCTAATGACTCTAAAGTCATTATCAGTAAAAATGAGCATCTATCCGGTATCATCTGCAAGAAGACAGTGGGTACAAGCTCGGGATCGCTTATTCACGTACTGTGGCATGAAGCTGGTCCCGACCGCTGTAAAGATTTCTTAACAACACTACAGAAGGTAGTGAACAACTGGCTTGTGTACAACGGATTCACGGTATCGTGCTCGGATATTATGGCCAGCGAGAGCACGCTTACCCAGGTAGCAGAGATCCTAGAGAGATCCAAGAAGGAAGTGCAACGTCTAGTAGGACTGGCACAAAGAGGCAAGCTTAAGTGTCAACCCGGTAAATCATTGTTTGAATCTTTCGAAGCACGAGTGAACAAGGAGCTTAACGAAGCTAGGGAACAGAGTGGTACCATTGCCGCCAAGAGTCTAGATGAGCGCAACAATATACTGGCTATGGTAAACAGCGGGTCCAAGGGATCGACTATCAACATTTCACAGATTATAGCCTGCGTGGGCCAGCAGAACGTCGAGGGTAAGCGTGTGCCCTTTGGCTTCAGGGATCGGTCACTGCCGCACTTTATCAAGCATGACTATGGACCCGAGAGTCGTGGATTCGTGTCGAACTCATATCTATCGGGTCTCACGCCGCAGGAAATGTTCTTCCACGCCATGGGTGGCCGTGAAGGTGTTATCGATACCGCTTGTAAAACCTCTGAGACAGGATACGTCCAACGTAGGTTGATGAAGGCCATGGAGGACATTATGGTACACTACGACAAGACAGTGCGTAGTGGCGGTggtgatatattacagtTCCTGTATGGAGAGGATGGAATGGGCGCTGAATACGTGGAAGACCAGACCCTGGACCTAATGAAGCTGGATTTCGCCAGCTTGAACAGATTATATGCACACGATTTCAGGAATGAAAACTACGGTGTAGGATGGATCCTGGATGAAAGTGTCAGGACGAATATCCTAACTGATTTCAGTAAACAGGTAATACTAGTGGAGGAGTACCAGCGGATATTGGACATGAAGGCCATATTGTGCAAGCAGGTGTTCCCAGATGGCGAGGCCAGGCAGCATTTACCGATTAACATATCCAGGCTACTGGAATACGCCAAAACCCAGTTTCCCACTACCACCGAAAGTCGTAAACTTATGAACCCAGTGGATATAGCACAGCGGGTCCAGCAGCTGCTGGACAGCCTGACCATCGTGGTAACCAGTGGTCCTCACGATATCCTGGCTGCTGAGGCCCAGGAGAATGCTACTATCCTTATAAAGGCTCATCTATCTACTGCCTTGAACTCAAGACGACTAATGGAGCGTGAAAAAATAGGCAACTTGGCATTTGACTGGCTGCTTGGTGAGGTTAAGCGGATATTCTATAAATCTATATGCCACCCCGGTGAGTGCGTGGGTGCAATTGCGGCACAGTCAATTGGTGAGCCTGCCACACAGATGACATTAAATACATTCCACTTTGCCGGTGTCAGCTCAAAGAATGTAACATTGGGTCTACCGCGTCTCAAGGAACTTATCAATGTTGTGCGCAATGTCAAGACACCATCACTAACCATCCACCTGGACCGTGGAGTGGCACACGACCAGGAGCGTGCCAAAGACATGCAGACACGTTTGGAGTACACTACCCTGGACAAGGTAGTGGCACTATCCCAGGTTATATACGACCCGAATGTCTCGCAAACTATTGTGCCAAAGGACTACGCGTGGGTTAGGGAGTACTATGAATTCCCCGATGAGGACATGAACCGCCTAGGCCCCTGGGTACTACGTATACAATTGAGTAACAAAGTAATGACCGACAAGCGGCTGACAATGAAAGAGATAGTGGATAGGATCTACCAGGAGTTCAGCAATGACGAGATAGATTGCATACATACTGACGACAACAATGACGAACTGGTGCTCAGGATAAGGGTTAAGTACTCCAACATGGACGTGGATCAGCAGAACATGGGTGAAAATGAAGGGGAATTCCTACAAAGGTTCATGTCACAGGTACTGGTAAATGTGAAATTGCGCGGTGTCAGCAAGATAACAAAGGTATATATGCGCGAGGAGGCAAGGACTAAGTATAATGAGACGAACGGGCGGTTCGAACGTGTTAGCCAGTGGGTCCTGGACACTGATGGCTGTAACCTAGAGGACGTCCTGTCTATACCCTGTGTGGATGCACAGAAATCTATATCCAATGACATAAGTGAGATATTCCACGTGCTAGGTATAGAGGCTGCGAGAATGGCACTGTTACGTGAACTGAGGGCAGTAATCAGCTTCGACGGTAGTTACGTCAACTACCGCCACCTGTCATTGCTGTGCGATGTAATGACCCAGAAGGGCCATATCATGTCAATCACTCGACATGGGCTCAACCGTGCCGATAGGGGGCCACTGGTCAAGTGTAGTTTCGAAGAGACGCTAGAGGCTTTAGTGGATGCTGCTGTGTTTGCTGAACTGGATTTGCTCAAGGGTGTTACGGAGAACGTTATGCTGGGACAGCTGTGCCCTATGGGTACAGGAAGCTTCGATATCATGATAGACGACGAGAAGCTGAGGGATGCTAACCAGAATTTGCAAATCATGCCGGATTCGGCATTATCAGGATTTACCAGCCCCGAGTCTACTAGCCCGGATTCAATGTCACCTGCCAAGATCAATTCCATGCTATCGCCACTGCCTTTCAGTCCATCATACGCCGCTTTAATGATGTCGCCCATTGTGAACGTGTCGTCACCAAGTTTCGTGACATCACCGGCCGTGGATACCAAGGCACTGGGAGGAAGCTTCTCGCCTACAATAATGTCGCCGCAATCGCCAGTGAGTCCAAGCTACGCGCCACTATCGCCAAACCCGTTGTCACCCAACCCGCTATCGCCTTCTATGGGTATGATGTCGCCCACTAGCCCGGTATATTCCCCTACGAGTCCAGTATATGGACAAGCAGGTGGTGTTTACAGTCCAGCAAGCCCAGCTTATTCGCCCACAAGTCCACTGTACTCCCCTACAAGCCCAGTGTATTCCCCTACCAGCCCGGCTTATTCGCCTACTAGTCCTGCCTACTCACCCACTAGTCCAGCATATTCCCCGACAAGTCCGGCTTATTCACCCACGAGTCCTGCCTATTCACCAACGAGTCCTGCTTACTCTCCCACGAGTCCAGCTTATTCCCCTACCAGTCCTGCCTATTCACCTACAAGCCCTAATCTTGGATATTTGCCAACAAGCCCGGCTTATAGGCCTACAAGTCCTGCATACTCACCGACTAGTCCGGCTTATTCGCCAACTAGTCCCGCGTATTCACCGACTAGCCCAGTGTATTCACCTACTAGTCCTGAATATTCGCCAGAAGATCCGTTTTCACCGAATCCCtttgaagaagaagaaaactga